TCTATAGTACGAAGAACTTCTCGGGTTGAGGCGTTGTCAAAGTCTACACTAAGGGTTACTTTGTGAACATTTTTTACATTTTGGGCTGCTGCATTGTCAGCTACCACTAGGTTATAGAGTAGCATTTGTATCATAATTCCGCACGCCACGAAATAAGAGCCCATCTTTAGTAGAATTAGTAGGCGGTTTTTCATAATTTTAAGGTGTTTGTGTAATGCTTAAGTACTTCTTGGGCAATAGGAAATAATCGGACAAAGTGACAACAACTTCCCTTTGGTGTCTTTGTCGGTTGGTTATTTCCTGGCAAACATGTGCTAGCGGTGCCGTGCCTGGCATCGCTAGTTTTTTTTAACTACTGTCTTCGTAAACCATATTAGGTCTATTTAAAGGTTATTGTTACTTGTTTTTCGTCAATGGCGAAGTCAAAACGCTCGGCGTATCCTAAGTTGAGAAGCACGTTCTCTAGATTCTCATTGTTGAACCGACCGTTAACATCCCACGGTTGAGATGGAGTGCCCTGAATGAGAAATGAAACTCCGTACCATCGTTCCAATTCTCTCGTAACCTCTGCGAAACTCGCGTGATGAAAAATCAGTGTTCCTTCTCGCCACGCCAAATCTTCAAGATTGAACTCAGTGATACCTAGACTATCTGCATTCTGATAGTAAGTAGCCGACTCTCCCGGCTCCAAATAAAGAGTTTGACTATTAGCTGCCACGGCATTGGCAGGCTCTACCTGAACTTTTCCACTTACTAGCGCAATTGAGGCTTCTTCGCCAGGGTATGCTTTTACATTAAACGATGTACCCAGAGCAGTAGTGGCTACTCCTTGAGCAACTACTGTAAACGGTCGCTGCAAATCTTCAGCTACTTCAAAAAAAGCTTCTCCTTTTAAGCGTAACACCCGTGAGGTGTCGGTAAAGACTACTGGATACACCAAGCTACTTTCGGCATTGAGTTTCACAATAGAGCCATCGGGCAACTGGAACGTAGATTTCTGTCCCGCCGGGTTTTCACGGGTAACTAGTTCTACTGAAACTGACGAATCTGATTGAGAGAAGTATTGAGTAAAAAAGAAAGTCGCCAAAAAAGTAATCACTATAACTGCGGCGACTTTCAAAAAAGTAAGGGTGAAAAAGGGAGTCTTTCGACCATTTGGCTTACTATCTGATGCCGACGAAGCAGGTAGCTTCGCTTGAATAAGTCGTAGTATCTTCTGCTGGTCGTGCGCTATTTCGGGGATGTCGGTGTCTAGGCTATTCCAGTAAGCTTCTAGTTCTCGAAGCGTATTATCTTTCTCATTAGGATCACTCATCCAGCGTAATACTTGCTGAACTTCCTCAGGAGTACACTGATTTCGGAAAAACTTTTCTAGTAACTCGACGTCCATACGATAGGGTTAAATAGTAAAGCGGTTACTATAAATACAGCTAACTGGCCGTTAGCACCTATCGGATGAGAAATTTTTTCGAGGAAGCTTAAAAAATAAGGCTTATCACCAGCAAGAGAGGTACTTCAATGTCGTACTGACAAAGATAATTTCTTAGTGCCTTTAGAGATTTATTCATCTGGTTCTCTACCGTACTCACTGAAATATTTAGCTGCTTAGCAATTTCTCGATTGCTCAATCCCTCAAAGCGACTTAGCAAAAATATTTTCCGTCTCTTTTCGGGTAGCTGATTAATAAAGCGGTGGCTAATAGCACTTAGATCAGAAAAGTTCACCGCTTCTTCTGTCTGATTTCTTACTGAGGGAGCTGCCCGCTGGAGATACTCACGGTAAGCATGTTCAGTGACTTTGCGAGAGGCTCGATTGTATATAATATTTTTGGCGATAGTGATTAGGTAAGCATTAAATGATCGCTGTTCATCTAGCGTAACTCTTTTATCCCAAACTCGAAGGAATACCTCCTGCACCACTTCTTCAGCATCCGCGTGAGATTGTAGCAGCTTATAAGAGAAAAAGTATAGCTTCTTTTCGTAAGCAAAGAAAAGCTGGCTAAAGGCCTCTTTATTTCCCTTCTTTAATGCTGCAACGAGTGCTGTTTCACTTTTAGGGTTTTTACCGCCCATTGTCTTTCATCTCTTTGTCTCTAAATTACCTATTATTCAATAACAAGCAAATGACAACATCAATAGTAACAAATTATCAAAATAACTAAAAAATTATAGCAGTTTAGCAAAAATATATCAGCTAACTGCTGATGTCCACAGATATACCGTCAGTCTATCTTACTTTTGCTGATGAGAAACTACTTAACTTAGCTCTCAAAATTATCATCACTATGACCTCACTTAAAGGAGTTTGCATTGGGGCTGGTTATTTCAGTCAGTTCCACTATGATGGCTGGCAGCGTATTCCGTCCGTTCAGACTACTGCTCTGTGCGATAATGATCGGGCTAAGGCTAAGGCGATTGCCCGGAAGTTTAACATCCCAAAGGTGTATACTGACTACGAAAAGATGCTGGATGAAGAGCAACCGGACTTTGTAGATGTGGTTACCCCTCCGGCCACTCACCAAAAGATCTGCCAGTCCGCTTTTGATCGGAAAGTCAACGTCATTTGCCAGAAACCGCTGGCTCCTACTTACGCTAAGGCGGAAGCATTGGTACAAACCGCCCAACAGTCGGGTATCCGCTTTATGGTACACGAAAACTTCCGATTCCAACCTTGGCACCGGGAAATCAAAAAGCTGCTCAACCAACAAGTCATTGGCGACCGTTTGCATATGCTGAACCTTCGCTGTCGTATGGGCGACGGCTGGGGCAAAGATGCCTACCTCGATCGTCAGCCTTACTTCCGCGAGATGCCCAAACTGTTCGTCTACGAAACGGGGGTACACTTTATCGATGTATTCCGTTATCTGGTCGGTGAAATTGATAGTGTTTACGCCCAACTTAAAACACTTAATCCGTTAATCAAGGGAGAAGACTCAGCTCTAATGGTTTTTCAGTTTGCCAATGGCACTACTGGTATTGCCGATGCCAATCGCTATAATGAAAGCAATCAACCTAACCCCCGCTATACCTTCGGAGAAATGCTGATAGAAGGCAACCAAGGCAGTATTCGCCTCTATGCCGACGGGAAACTAACGATTCAGCAATTAGGCGAGCCCGAACGGGAGCATCAGTACCATCACGAAGATCGAGGCTTTGCCGGAGACTGCTGCTACGCTACGCAGCAGCATTTCGTAGATTGTCTGCTCAACGAGCAACCCTTTGAAACTAACGGCCAGGATTATCTGAAAACCCTACGAGTGCAGGAAGCGGTGTATCGATCTGCTGAAAAGCAGCTTCCGGTTCAAATCGGTAGTTAGCGTGAGGAATTGTAAAAAAACCGGATATTTATTACCAAAGCCACATCTCTGGCCATTGAAATTCTCTCGATATGGTCTTTGTGAGTTCGTGTAGAAATGGAAAGGAAGTATCGGAGTTCGTCATTAATACAATTCCTCTTCCCGTATCAGCAAAAGAAACTGCATAACAAGTAAAACCAGCGTTCCTTCCACTATATCTGAAGCGAAAAGATTTACCTTCACCTTGAATACCGAATCCCATTCCCCCAGCCCCAGGAACTCTAGTAAGCATCTTTTGAGCGGTCGCTTGATTGATTAGACCATTTTTTTCACCTCGATAAGAACGTCCAACACTTAGCATAAATCGGGCTAAGTCTGATGGTGTAGTCCAAAGACCTGCTGCTGCTTTCTCTGGATATACATGATAGCCTCCTTCAATCACTTCCTCATTTTTAGAGAAACCATTAGCGGTCAAAGAATCTAGTTTCTCAGGCAAGGGATAATCAAAACTACTCTGGTGCATACCGGTCGGCTGAAATATTAAATTATTTGCTAGTTCCGCAAAATCTTTTTCGCTTACATCCTCGAGGAGCATTTGAAGGATAGTCATTCCGCCACCCGAATAGTTTTCTGATTGCCCAGGCTCTTCAATTACCCTTACAGGCTCAGAGTTTGAGAGGGAGCCACCTTCCAGAATTTGATCCAGCGTAGGTAAATCCGTTCCTTTTTTATAGCCATCAAAACCGGCTGTGCTTAAACCTGCGGTGTGGCTCATAATTCTTCCAAGCGTCACTTTTTCCCTTACTGTGAATTGGTTATCTGGTATCTGCCATCTTACCAGTTTTCTATTCACATTTTCATCTAAATCGAGTTTTTTCTCTTCTACTAACTTGAATGCTACTACACTAGCTACTGGTTTTGATATTGAAGCAGCTTGAAAAAGGGTATTAGAATCTACAGACTCATTGGGGTTTTTATTCCTTAAGCCATATCCTTTGTCCCATACAATTTCATTGTTATCGAAAACTGCTATACCTAACCCAACCACATTGTATTTTGTCATTCTTGAGGCAATTGTTTGTGGTGCTTCTTCCATTTCTCCTTCTTTACTGATCGGTAGGATGTTATTTTCTACCCTATTCATAATCACTGCTATTGAATTTTCTGTCTCAACTTCAAGGGCAGTAGATTCTTTTTTCGTTTCGCAACCCAAAACAACCAGAAACATTACAATACAGAATAGACGCTTACTCATAATATTTGTTTAATAGGAACACTTGACAAATAGCGAAAGGTTACAGAATGACGAAGAAATAAATACTCATGATCTCACGCTACTAAGGGCTTCCGAATTTTTGCGTAGCTTTACTCCGATCATCGTAGCCAACTTCATCAGTTGCAGGCAGATTTAGGCCGCTTATCCGAGCAAAATATTCCGGTGGATGTCACCTTTGAGCAGGGGTTGGATGTTTTGGGTCTGGCTACTACTCAGCAGAACAAACCCTCATAGCAAATAAAATAAGCAAATGCGAGAAATTAACTTTCGAGTCTTCACTCGAGGCATAAAGAAGCGTTTCTTCAGTTCAGTTGCAAATCTAGTGGGGGCTAGTATTGGTATAACCTGTGTATTGCTGATAGCGGTATACGTGAAACACGAACTAAGCTTCGATGAATATCAGACTCATAAAAACAGAATCTATCGGATAGCTCTGGAGTACACTACTTCTTCAGGCAACGATTTTCAGTCGGCGGAGAACTTTCTGGCACTTGCTCCAGCGTTGAAAAGCGATTTTCCGGAAGTAGAAGAGGCCATTCGGGTAGCTCCCTACCGTGGCAATATTGCGGTTCAGAAAAAATCGGGTAACGATGTTATTTACGAGGGTCAGCATATCTATAGAACCGATCCGGAGATTTTCAAAATTTTTACCTGTAGGTTCATCTTAGGAAACGAGCAGGCACTGGTGAGTCCTAACACCGTGATACTGACCCAATCCTTAGCCCAAAAATATTTCGGTGAGGTATCCCCACTT
This region of Tunicatimonas pelagia genomic DNA includes:
- a CDS encoding Gfo/Idh/MocA family protein, translated to MSTDIPSVYLTFADEKLLNLALKIIITMTSLKGVCIGAGYFSQFHYDGWQRIPSVQTTALCDNDRAKAKAIARKFNIPKVYTDYEKMLDEEQPDFVDVVTPPATHQKICQSAFDRKVNVICQKPLAPTYAKAEALVQTAQQSGIRFMVHENFRFQPWHREIKKLLNQQVIGDRLHMLNLRCRMGDGWGKDAYLDRQPYFREMPKLFVYETGVHFIDVFRYLVGEIDSVYAQLKTLNPLIKGEDSALMVFQFANGTTGIADANRYNESNQPNPRYTFGEMLIEGNQGSIRLYADGKLTIQQLGEPEREHQYHHEDRGFAGDCCYATQQHFVDCLLNEQPFETNGQDYLKTLRVQEAVYRSAEKQLPVQIGS
- a CDS encoding RNA polymerase sigma-70 factor, whose protein sequence is MGGKNPKSETALVAALKKGNKEAFSQLFFAYEKKLYFFSYKLLQSHADAEEVVQEVFLRVWDKRVTLDEQRSFNAYLITIAKNIIYNRASRKVTEHAYREYLQRAAPSVRNQTEEAVNFSDLSAISHRFINQLPEKRRKIFLLSRFEGLSNREIAKQLNISVSTVENQMNKSLKALRNYLCQYDIEVPLLLVISLIF
- a CDS encoding serine hydrolase domain-containing protein; its protein translation is MSKRLFCIVMFLVVLGCETKKESTALEVETENSIAVIMNRVENNILPISKEGEMEEAPQTIASRMTKYNVVGLGIAVFDNNEIVWDKGYGLRNKNPNESVDSNTLFQAASISKPVASVVAFKLVEEKKLDLDENVNRKLVRWQIPDNQFTVREKVTLGRIMSHTAGLSTAGFDGYKKGTDLPTLDQILEGGSLSNSEPVRVIEEPGQSENYSGGGMTILQMLLEDVSEKDFAELANNLIFQPTGMHQSSFDYPLPEKLDSLTANGFSKNEEVIEGGYHVYPEKAAAGLWTTPSDLARFMLSVGRSYRGEKNGLINQATAQKMLTRVPGAGGMGFGIQGEGKSFRFRYSGRNAGFTCYAVSFADTGRGIVLMTNSDTSFPFLHELTKTISREFQWPEMWLW
- a CDS encoding FecR family protein, with amino-acid sequence MDVELLEKFFRNQCTPEEVQQVLRWMSDPNEKDNTLRELEAYWNSLDTDIPEIAHDQQKILRLIQAKLPASSASDSKPNGRKTPFFTLTFLKVAAVIVITFLATFFFTQYFSQSDSSVSVELVTRENPAGQKSTFQLPDGSIVKLNAESSLVYPVVFTDTSRVLRLKGEAFFEVAEDLQRPFTVVAQGVATTALGTSFNVKAYPGEEASIALVSGKVQVEPANAVAANSQTLYLEPGESATYYQNADSLGITEFNLEDLAWREGTLIFHHASFAEVTRELERWYGVSFLIQGTPSQPWDVNGRFNNENLENVLLNLGYAERFDFAIDEKQVTITFK